In Pelosinus sp. IPA-1, a single window of DNA contains:
- a CDS encoding multidrug efflux MFS transporter, which translates to MEIWRKNLWACWFAVFIVSSGMSQMAPILPLYIDHLGIHDAASIAKWSGIVYGSNFISLAIFSPIWGKFADKYGRKSMILRASLWLSIIMTSMGFAENVYQLTGLRMLQGALSGFQSAVVTLVATQTPKERVGWALGVIFSGQVGGTLLGPLFGGYLAEVIGFREEFIFIGVMCLIAFIASFFLVKEEKSIEKQEVLNFNQVWNCLPNPKVMICLFITTLVLQLGLMSIQPIITVYITQLTSDMSHIALISGAVFAASGLASILAASRLGKLSDKIGPQKVLLAALIMAGILFIPQAFVQYSWQLGILRFLLGIATAGLLPSINSLIKQSTSDAIAGRAFGYNQSAQFLGMFLGSILGGQIAAAFGIRYVFFFTGALFLINALWVYHSIYKEKIQCLPLKK; encoded by the coding sequence ATGGAAATTTGGAGAAAAAATTTATGGGCTTGTTGGTTTGCCGTCTTTATTGTGTCATCGGGAATGAGCCAGATGGCCCCCATATTGCCTCTTTATATTGATCACCTTGGTATCCATGATGCGGCGTCAATTGCCAAGTGGTCCGGAATTGTTTATGGCAGTAATTTTATTAGTTTAGCTATATTTTCTCCTATTTGGGGGAAATTCGCAGATAAGTATGGACGAAAATCTATGATTCTACGAGCGAGTCTTTGGTTATCCATTATCATGACAAGTATGGGATTTGCGGAAAATGTATATCAACTGACAGGATTGCGTATGCTGCAAGGTGCCCTTTCCGGTTTTCAATCGGCAGTTGTTACTCTAGTTGCTACGCAAACGCCAAAAGAACGAGTTGGATGGGCTTTGGGCGTTATTTTCAGTGGACAAGTGGGTGGTACTTTGCTAGGACCATTATTCGGAGGATACTTAGCAGAGGTAATTGGGTTTCGAGAAGAATTTATATTCATAGGGGTAATGTGCTTGATTGCCTTTATTGCATCTTTCTTCTTGGTTAAAGAAGAAAAATCGATTGAAAAGCAAGAAGTCCTGAATTTCAATCAAGTTTGGAACTGCCTTCCTAATCCGAAAGTAATGATATGTTTGTTCATAACCACCCTTGTGTTGCAGTTAGGCCTTATGTCAATACAACCGATTATAACCGTTTATATTACCCAGTTAACTTCAGATATGTCTCATATTGCTCTTATTTCAGGCGCAGTCTTTGCTGCTTCAGGACTTGCGAGTATACTAGCGGCTTCCAGGTTGGGAAAACTTTCGGATAAAATTGGACCGCAAAAGGTACTATTAGCAGCATTGATTATGGCGGGAATACTTTTTATCCCGCAAGCGTTTGTACAGTACTCTTGGCAGCTGGGGATACTGCGGTTTTTGCTAGGAATCGCTACAGCAGGGCTGTTGCCCTCCATTAATAGTCTTATTAAACAAAGTACATCAGATGCAATTGCTGGTCGCGCTTTTGGCTATAACCAGTCTGCCCAGTTTTTAGGTATGTTTTTAGGTTCCATTCTCGGTGGTCAAATAGCTGCCGCTTTTGGCATTCGGTATGTATTTTTCTTTACAGGTGCATTATTTTTGATAAATGCTTTATGGGTGTACCATTCCATTTATAAAGAAAAGATTCAATGTTTGCCACTTAAAAAGTAG
- a CDS encoding AMP-binding protein gives MIAEVIDKTLRRFEERNCQPAVVKRAGNFLRNMMEHGLKPELIVAIQERRLRNVIEYVYAHSPFYQRMFKQCKVRPEDIRTAGDLHKLAFTTANDIRQWQDFLCVPEEKMSAVFTTSGTTGEPKRMYYTYREMQTLSNLYGAAIRVVHTGRLVALIALPIGHGLWIGGASVQRAVERAGGLPLNVGADNPKETIKWMQRFSPNFIFSSPSYMTALTREAQEIGYHYPLDKIILVGELLTSAHKELFTGYWGAAVFDSYGSTEIGSAQTIALPECSAFHLNDLHLITEIIDPITGLPAEEGELVFTTIRREGMPLIRYRSGDKASWAECKCWLPLRAIKIKGRTDDMIVAGDMNLYGRVIADAISKVSDATGRIKLTVAKEGLGDKMTITVEGKPSKESVHKALITAYPELTINTQNGNLKLIIETSLELDSQIKDVKIMDLR, from the coding sequence ATGATTGCAGAAGTTATTGACAAAACACTACGGCGTTTTGAAGAACGTAACTGTCAGCCGGCAGTGGTCAAAAGGGCCGGTAATTTTTTGCGTAATATGATGGAACATGGACTAAAGCCAGAGTTAATTGTTGCCATTCAAGAGCGGCGACTGCGCAATGTTATAGAATATGTGTATGCACATTCACCCTTTTATCAGCGTATGTTTAAACAATGTAAGGTACGTCCTGAAGATATAAGGACAGCTGGTGATTTACATAAGCTTGCCTTTACCACTGCAAATGATATAAGGCAATGGCAGGATTTTCTTTGTGTGCCAGAAGAAAAAATGTCTGCTGTGTTTACTACTTCAGGTACAACCGGTGAACCAAAAAGAATGTATTATACCTACCGTGAAATGCAGACATTATCCAATCTTTATGGCGCGGCAATTCGTGTTGTGCATACAGGAAGACTTGTTGCTTTGATTGCTCTGCCTATCGGGCATGGTCTGTGGATTGGCGGTGCCAGTGTACAGCGTGCGGTGGAACGTGCAGGTGGGTTACCATTAAATGTTGGTGCTGACAACCCGAAGGAAACCATTAAATGGATGCAGCGCTTTTCACCTAACTTTATTTTTTCTTCTCCGTCCTATATGACAGCCTTGACTCGTGAGGCGCAAGAAATAGGTTATCACTACCCCCTTGATAAAATTATACTCGTTGGTGAATTATTGACTTCAGCGCATAAAGAATTATTTACTGGATATTGGGGTGCAGCTGTTTTTGATAGTTACGGTTCGACGGAAATTGGCAGTGCCCAAACCATTGCTCTGCCAGAATGCAGTGCCTTTCACCTGAATGATCTGCATCTTATCACAGAAATAATTGATCCGATCACTGGTTTACCCGCGGAGGAAGGGGAATTAGTGTTTACCACCATCCGCAGGGAGGGTATGCCATTAATTCGTTATCGATCTGGAGATAAGGCAAGCTGGGCGGAATGTAAATGCTGGCTGCCGCTTAGGGCTATTAAGATTAAAGGACGTACTGACGACATGATAGTTGCAGGCGATATGAACCTTTATGGACGTGTAATCGCTGATGCGATAAGTAAGGTCTCTGATGCTACTGGTCGAATTAAATTGACAGTGGCTAAAGAAGGGCTTGGCGATAAAATGACGATTACAGTAGAAGGTAAACCAAGCAAAGAATCGGTGCATAAGGCATTAATAACGGCATATCCTGAGTTAACGATTAATACACAAAATGGAAATTTGAAATTGATTATTGAAACGTCACTGGAGCTTGACTCCCAAATTAAAGATGTAAAAATAATGGATTTACGCTAG
- a CDS encoding LysE family transporter → MNSILLIKCIISGFLLAAPIGPVNLICIRYTLNEGRISGLAIGMGAALADVVYGSAAAAGLSVLTAFIHQYDVAFRWGGGLFIIYLGFLTFRAAPTPDDKNKRCNRNLYNQFAAAYLLTLTNPVTIFTFIAAFSSFGIAVLVTDLFTTFLAALGVFIGSSLWWIALTSIVCHFRSKVTPPIIVLINKSAGIIIALLGMASIIGL, encoded by the coding sequence ATGAATTCTATTCTTCTTATTAAATGTATCATTAGTGGTTTTCTACTTGCCGCTCCTATTGGACCGGTCAATTTAATTTGCATCCGCTACACCTTAAATGAAGGGCGTATATCTGGACTTGCTATCGGAATGGGAGCCGCATTAGCCGATGTAGTATATGGTTCTGCTGCGGCGGCAGGACTCAGTGTTCTAACTGCCTTTATTCATCAGTACGATGTAGCCTTTCGCTGGGGAGGAGGACTATTCATTATTTACCTTGGATTTCTAACATTTCGTGCTGCCCCCACGCCTGACGACAAAAATAAGAGATGCAATCGTAACCTTTACAATCAATTTGCAGCAGCTTACCTCCTTACACTAACCAATCCTGTTACTATCTTTACTTTTATCGCTGCTTTTTCATCCTTTGGCATTGCAGTTCTTGTGACAGATCTATTTACAACATTTCTAGCGGCTTTAGGGGTTTTTATTGGCTCATCTCTTTGGTGGATTGCTCTCACTAGTATTGTATGTCATTTTCGCAGCAAAGTAACCCCACCCATCATAGTCCTCATTAACAAATCAGCAGGTATTATTATAGCCTTACTGGGCATGGCTTCTATCATAGGATTATAA
- a CDS encoding TerC family protein: protein MFTNMFGAEFFTALLSIIAIDIVLAGDNAVVIALASRKLPEEQRNKAIYWGTFGAIIIRALMTIVALWLLRIPYLQALGGILLIPVAIKLVKQEDSHENISASTSLAGAIQTIIVADAIMGIDNVIAVAGASHGNMLLVILGLLISVPIVIWGSKWISAWMVTYPILVYAGAAILAWTAGGMIMNDQIVGTYLRHLSELTNFIVPLVITAIVLLVGKLRTKN from the coding sequence ATGTTTACTAATATGTTTGGAGCTGAGTTTTTTACTGCTCTTTTGTCAATTATAGCCATTGATATTGTATTAGCTGGTGATAATGCAGTCGTAATTGCGCTAGCATCGCGGAAATTGCCAGAGGAGCAGCGAAACAAAGCAATTTACTGGGGGACTTTCGGTGCCATTATCATTCGTGCACTAATGACGATAGTTGCCTTATGGTTGCTTCGTATTCCCTATTTACAAGCCCTTGGTGGTATTTTATTGATTCCTGTAGCAATTAAACTAGTTAAGCAAGAGGATTCCCATGAGAATATCAGTGCTTCTACCAGCCTTGCAGGGGCGATTCAGACAATTATTGTAGCAGATGCAATTATGGGGATTGATAATGTGATTGCTGTTGCCGGTGCATCCCATGGCAACATGCTTTTGGTCATACTCGGATTATTAATTAGTGTTCCCATTGTAATTTGGGGTAGTAAATGGATTTCGGCCTGGATGGTGACCTACCCTATACTTGTCTACGCTGGAGCCGCTATTCTAGCTTGGACAGCGGGAGGGATGATCATGAATGATCAGATTGTTGGGACTTATCTAAGACATCTTTCTGAGTTGACTAACTTCATAGTTCCTCTTGTAATTACAGCTATAGTATTGCTGGTAGGTAAGCTTAGGACCAAAAATTAG
- a CDS encoding ATP-binding protein, with product MLPTTMIRLLPTTMIKRLYLIFIIIGSIVTVLFAYFVASNTKNTLISKEKLKLLTITTVLEQKLPLSYEKILKSKNALGATAEEKRRILNQYLQPVIDEVAQQYPGYSIGYYSPDLNIIALHPFNSESLGKEANAKALTLYNTKEMVIDFYDSSNSMLSVCYPLFYDKELIGHVWANAKAEDIETEIIVSVFKSVVVVLLFFIIVAGIMKWVFIKMDSGLKILVEQIEAGESNPQKLRNFPRLIPIIKIIDELREKEARNLWENEKIKEKNIRLERLNLISKIACGVAHEIRNPLQVVMGYLQFMSSKAEEKKKDQFSVLLEELDHINKLITDFLFLARDKRVEKEVVQLNDIIHDSLLLINPIAFIKGININLKLDRKLPELTLDQKEIKQLIFNLMQNAIQSMGCNGIVTITTVSQLEKVQLYISDTGSGICKEHLENIFDPFFTTKDNATGLGLSVCKSIIERHQGEITVESREGIGTMFIVTFKTNSY from the coding sequence TTGTTACCGACAACAATGATTAGATTGTTACCGACAACAATGATTAAGCGGCTTTATCTAATTTTTATTATTATAGGTTCTATAGTTACAGTCCTCTTTGCATACTTTGTTGCTTCAAACACTAAAAATACATTAATAAGCAAGGAAAAATTGAAATTACTGACAATAACAACTGTATTGGAACAAAAGTTGCCCTTGTCTTATGAAAAAATATTAAAAAGCAAGAATGCTCTAGGCGCAACAGCGGAAGAAAAAAGAAGAATATTAAATCAATATCTTCAGCCAGTTATTGATGAGGTTGCCCAACAATATCCAGGATATAGTATAGGTTACTATTCGCCGGATTTAAATATAATTGCGCTACATCCCTTTAATTCTGAATCATTAGGTAAAGAAGCAAATGCTAAGGCATTAACGTTGTATAATACAAAAGAGATGGTAATTGACTTTTATGATAGTAGTAATTCTATGTTATCAGTATGCTATCCGCTTTTTTATGACAAAGAATTAATAGGCCATGTTTGGGCAAATGCTAAGGCCGAGGATATTGAAACAGAAATTATAGTTTCTGTTTTTAAAAGCGTAGTTGTTGTATTACTTTTTTTTATAATTGTAGCAGGGATAATGAAGTGGGTTTTTATAAAAATGGATAGTGGATTGAAAATACTAGTAGAACAAATTGAAGCAGGAGAAAGTAACCCGCAAAAACTTCGCAATTTTCCTCGATTAATACCAATAATTAAAATCATAGACGAATTAAGAGAAAAAGAAGCAAGGAATTTATGGGAAAATGAAAAAATTAAAGAAAAAAATATCAGATTAGAGCGTCTTAATCTGATCTCGAAGATAGCGTGTGGAGTGGCACATGAAATCCGTAACCCACTACAGGTTGTTATGGGCTATTTACAATTTATGTCTTCAAAAGCCGAAGAAAAAAAGAAAGATCAATTTTCTGTACTATTAGAGGAGCTCGATCATATAAATAAGCTAATAACGGATTTTTTATTTTTAGCTCGTGATAAGCGAGTGGAAAAAGAGGTAGTCCAACTCAATGATATAATACACGACAGCCTTTTGCTGATTAACCCTATAGCATTCATAAAAGGAATAAATATAAATTTGAAATTAGATCGAAAATTACCAGAGCTTACCTTGGATCAAAAAGAAATAAAGCAACTCATATTCAATCTTATGCAAAATGCCATACAATCCATGGGCTGTAATGGCATTGTTACAATTACAACAGTTAGCCAATTAGAAAAGGTTCAACTGTATATTTCTGATACTGGCAGTGGCATATGTAAAGAGCATTTAGAAAATATTTTTGACCCTTTTTTTACTACTAAAGATAACGCAACGGGACTAGGGCTTTCTGTTTGTAAAAGTATAATAGAACGGCATCAGGGTGAAATAACAGTCGAATCGAGGGAAGGAATCGGAACAATGTTTATAGTTACCTTTAAGACGAACTCTTACTAA
- a CDS encoding twin-arginine translocation signal domain-containing protein has protein sequence MGLEFNDKAGLSRRRFLQVSAGTATAMMVATLPNLSWAQVLKTEKVGLDQCLNLTPLEMAKKSNLVQSAYSYITGICGEIKKQALHDQVLQVIHNPAPTFMERYTTSDARRMLWGKLVAANYVSDTIGVTDFLPPSENIKKASQPFFAAPGSGYMSHHAYPGGLATHTAFNIRSSLNVYQAYFETFDYKLDRDIVIAAQALHDLHKPWVFQWQEDGTCLKEITLAGQGAHHVLGIAESIYRGFSPEVVVAQACAHNHPGSDKDEAEVVEWIKAASIIADKDPIREGLLSADGSTLPIPRRQENFVTHLGDHDWVLSGPAVKWTLPALKNIAKQEYKMSDQELNSKKFNYFRNYVFSQFSAMRSYQVLVTQGEAGLTSKVKEMID, from the coding sequence ATGGGACTAGAGTTTAATGACAAGGCTGGTCTTTCAAGGCGCAGATTTTTGCAAGTTTCTGCGGGCACAGCAACGGCGATGATGGTTGCTACACTACCTAATCTTTCCTGGGCCCAAGTTTTAAAAACGGAAAAGGTTGGTCTTGATCAATGTTTGAATCTAACTCCGTTAGAAATGGCTAAAAAATCGAATTTGGTTCAATCTGCTTATAGTTATATTACTGGAATTTGTGGCGAAATAAAAAAACAGGCATTACATGATCAAGTATTACAAGTCATTCATAATCCTGCCCCTACATTTATGGAAAGATATACTACTAGTGATGCACGAAGGATGTTGTGGGGAAAATTGGTTGCTGCTAATTATGTAAGTGATACGATTGGAGTAACGGATTTTTTACCACCTAGTGAAAATATCAAAAAAGCTTCTCAACCTTTTTTTGCTGCTCCTGGGAGCGGATATATGAGCCATCATGCCTATCCAGGTGGCTTGGCAACACACACTGCATTCAACATACGATCGTCTCTTAATGTGTATCAAGCATATTTTGAAACTTTTGACTATAAACTTGATCGAGATATTGTTATTGCAGCCCAAGCTCTGCATGATTTGCATAAGCCATGGGTCTTTCAATGGCAGGAGGATGGAACTTGTCTAAAGGAGATTACCCTTGCTGGACAGGGGGCTCACCACGTATTAGGCATTGCGGAGTCTATTTATCGCGGTTTTTCACCAGAAGTAGTTGTAGCCCAAGCTTGTGCCCACAATCATCCTGGTTCAGATAAAGACGAGGCAGAAGTAGTTGAGTGGATCAAAGCGGCTAGTATAATCGCCGATAAAGATCCTATACGAGAAGGTCTTTTGTCAGCAGATGGTAGCACATTACCGATTCCTCGTCGCCAAGAGAATTTCGTTACCCATCTAGGTGACCATGACTGGGTTTTGAGTGGACCAGCCGTTAAATGGACATTACCAGCTTTAAAAAATATTGCGAAGCAGGAATATAAAATGAGTGACCAAGAGTTAAACAGTAAAAAATTTAATTACTTTCGTAATTATGTGTTTTCTCAATTTTCGGCTATGCGGTCTTATCAAGTGCTTGTCACTCAAGGTGAGGCAGGGTTAACGTCAAAAGTTAAGGAAATGATAGATTAG
- a CDS encoding secondary thiamine-phosphate synthase enzyme YjbQ, whose product MLKEFSIQTPSEGFVTITKQVAQIVEQCHGEKSLCHVFVPHTTAGVTINENADPDVVKDMLLALNHMVPDLAYQHGEGNSPAHVKASLIGSSVSIPIMNGTLYLGTWQGIYFCEFDGPRQRKFCVNIL is encoded by the coding sequence ATGTTGAAAGAGTTTAGCATCCAAACTCCTTCTGAAGGTTTTGTTACTATTACTAAGCAGGTGGCCCAGATTGTAGAGCAGTGTCATGGAGAGAAAAGTCTATGTCATGTGTTTGTTCCTCATACAACAGCCGGGGTAACGATAAATGAAAATGCTGATCCAGATGTGGTAAAGGATATGTTGCTTGCTCTAAATCACATGGTTCCAGATCTAGCTTATCAGCATGGTGAAGGAAATTCGCCAGCCCATGTGAAAGCTTCTCTAATTGGATCATCCGTCAGTATCCCTATTATGAATGGAACTTTGTACTTGGGCACTTGGCAGGGAATCTATTTTTGTGAGTTTGATGGGCCTAGGCAGAGAAAGTTTTGCGTAAACATTTTATAA